The following proteins come from a genomic window of bacterium:
- a CDS encoding nitroreductase family protein, translated as MDKSGKIIKSAPVLILVFMDHKASYNRDKDLMAIGASIQNMLLLVHYLKLGACWLGEILNRKEDVRKFLKLEKNLELAAAISLGYPVKKRLRSNRKPLRDLLVNSLDESAP; from the coding sequence TTGGACAAGTCAGGAAAAATAATCAAAAGCGCGCCTGTCCTTATCCTGGTTTTTATGGATCATAAAGCTTCTTATAACCGCGACAAGGATTTGATGGCTATCGGCGCGTCTATTCAAAATATGCTGCTTCTGGTGCATTATTTAAAATTAGGCGCGTGCTGGCTGGGTGAAATTTTAAACAGGAAAGAAGACGTCCGAAAGTTTTTAAAATTAGAGAAAAATTTGGAGCTTGCCGCTGCCATATCACTGGGTTATCCTGTCAAAAAAAGATTAAGATCAAATAGGAAACCGCTGAGGGACTTGCTGGTAAATTCCCTTGATGAATCAGCCCCTTAG